Proteins encoded together in one Styela clava chromosome 12, kaStyClav1.hap1.2, whole genome shotgun sequence window:
- the LOC120329299 gene encoding uncharacterized protein LOC120329299 isoform X1, with protein sequence MFKLPCMRCYLHSLKYHISGSSACKIPDVQNAIEAKIRDKALSIREMKKTTSLPEETLIGKQSTKRIVDILLKTSDYNFDVGDRSENDRIFNLESSKQKSFENGIGILICPDENRKAVIKSTSEKIFLSPPGEIRWPNIEMTYRHCSVSQCVVENFRHKIIGHTDFFLLYAVVPDFKNNKVAFENDVQETVNYFEQRHASVLDGISKLFIFECSRQRRDEMSPSTLNFSEDPHTAVLFTDRVSPGGYE encoded by the exons GTTCATCAGCCTGTAAAATACCAGATGTTCAGAATGCCATAGAAGCCAAAATCAGAGATAAGGCGTTGAGCATACGAGAAATGAAGAAAACCACAAGTTTGCCCGAAGAAACACTAATTGGAAAACAAAGCACCAAACGAATTGTGGACATTTTACT TAAAACGTCTGATTACAATTTTGATGTTGGTGACAGAAGCGAGAACGATCGCATATTCAATTTGGAGAGTTCCAAACAAAAATCGTTTGAAAACGGAATCGGAATTTTGATTTGTCCAGATGAAAACCGGAAAGCTGTAATCAAGA GTACCAGCGAGAAGATTTTTTTGAGTCCACCAGGAGAGATACGTTGGCCAAACATTGAAATGACTTATCGTCATTGTTCAGTCTCACAGTGTGTTGTCGAAAATTTCAGACACAAAATAATCGGGCATACCGACTTTTTTTTGTTGTATGCTGTAGTACCGG ATTTCAAGAACAACAAGGTGGCGTTTGAAAACGACGTCCAGGAAACCGTCAATTATTTTGAACAACGTCATGCCAGCGTTCTAGATGGCATTTCAAAGTTGTTCATATTCGAG TGTTCAAGACAAAGGCGAGATGAAATGTCACCATCGACGCTGAATTTCAGTGAAGATCCACATACCGCCGTCCTATTTACAGACAGGGTAAGCCCTGGTGGATACGAATAA
- the LOC120329299 gene encoding uncharacterized protein LOC120329299 isoform X2: MGSSACKIPDVQNAIEAKIRDKALSIREMKKTTSLPEETLIGKQSTKRIVDILLKTSDYNFDVGDRSENDRIFNLESSKQKSFENGIGILICPDENRKAVIKSTSEKIFLSPPGEIRWPNIEMTYRHCSVSQCVVENFRHKIIGHTDFFLLYAVVPDFKNNKVAFENDVQETVNYFEQRHASVLDGISKLFIFECSRQRRDEMSPSTLNFSEDPHTAVLFTDRVSPGGYE, encoded by the exons GTTCATCAGCCTGTAAAATACCAGATGTTCAGAATGCCATAGAAGCCAAAATCAGAGATAAGGCGTTGAGCATACGAGAAATGAAGAAAACCACAAGTTTGCCCGAAGAAACACTAATTGGAAAACAAAGCACCAAACGAATTGTGGACATTTTACT TAAAACGTCTGATTACAATTTTGATGTTGGTGACAGAAGCGAGAACGATCGCATATTCAATTTGGAGAGTTCCAAACAAAAATCGTTTGAAAACGGAATCGGAATTTTGATTTGTCCAGATGAAAACCGGAAAGCTGTAATCAAGA GTACCAGCGAGAAGATTTTTTTGAGTCCACCAGGAGAGATACGTTGGCCAAACATTGAAATGACTTATCGTCATTGTTCAGTCTCACAGTGTGTTGTCGAAAATTTCAGACACAAAATAATCGGGCATACCGACTTTTTTTTGTTGTATGCTGTAGTACCGG ATTTCAAGAACAACAAGGTGGCGTTTGAAAACGACGTCCAGGAAACCGTCAATTATTTTGAACAACGTCATGCCAGCGTTCTAGATGGCATTTCAAAGTTGTTCATATTCGAG TGTTCAAGACAAAGGCGAGATGAAATGTCACCATCGACGCTGAATTTCAGTGAAGATCCACATACCGCCGTCCTATTTACAGACAGGGTAAGCCCTGGTGGATACGAATAA
- the LOC120329299 gene encoding uncharacterized protein LOC120329299 isoform X3, translating into MKKTTSLPEETLIGKQSTKRIVDILLKTSDYNFDVGDRSENDRIFNLESSKQKSFENGIGILICPDENRKAVIKSTSEKIFLSPPGEIRWPNIEMTYRHCSVSQCVVENFRHKIIGHTDFFLLYAVVPDFKNNKVAFENDVQETVNYFEQRHASVLDGISKLFIFECSRQRRDEMSPSTLNFSEDPHTAVLFTDRVSPGGYE; encoded by the exons ATGAAGAAAACCACAAGTTTGCCCGAAGAAACACTAATTGGAAAACAAAGCACCAAACGAATTGTGGACATTTTACT TAAAACGTCTGATTACAATTTTGATGTTGGTGACAGAAGCGAGAACGATCGCATATTCAATTTGGAGAGTTCCAAACAAAAATCGTTTGAAAACGGAATCGGAATTTTGATTTGTCCAGATGAAAACCGGAAAGCTGTAATCAAGA GTACCAGCGAGAAGATTTTTTTGAGTCCACCAGGAGAGATACGTTGGCCAAACATTGAAATGACTTATCGTCATTGTTCAGTCTCACAGTGTGTTGTCGAAAATTTCAGACACAAAATAATCGGGCATACCGACTTTTTTTTGTTGTATGCTGTAGTACCGG ATTTCAAGAACAACAAGGTGGCGTTTGAAAACGACGTCCAGGAAACCGTCAATTATTTTGAACAACGTCATGCCAGCGTTCTAGATGGCATTTCAAAGTTGTTCATATTCGAG TGTTCAAGACAAAGGCGAGATGAAATGTCACCATCGACGCTGAATTTCAGTGAAGATCCACATACCGCCGTCCTATTTACAGACAGGGTAAGCCCTGGTGGATACGAATAA
- the LOC120330151 gene encoding uncharacterized protein LOC120330151: protein MNWIGGTRNRFRGLNDDQKKQKEFFERRRLANRVKSATSLTTPAGKKKSISRDILHLQCVKQTKRSPFKDEDAPSTCSSAETRNSSRHERSPIHRVVKHIDLSHGRNRFGNIGKKSSSNRSFKHKLHLPNVSPCKQPSNIELADATDDEHSNTRQRQFKHLPSYQSTPIDQFASQRLNRNNMGGRHPRGVSNFQGSALSVSTPVLYDDIYGSREKVLESANKRFYGNIPDCEESFICERSRSEKKVNFSHINECYSLTSDSETRSDPHSCFDVNFLLGAGTSTGIQYPSPASFDMMESATFPQILDEVKNKHLSYPTPVYNNHEELFNRAISFKNTFGETDRILHGSPKILLENLNVDALLTSQQKSCSDLIFERLANNDICGGKREKDKFTNPMFVGIDDTPILGKGPRFQERPFTWISDEEEVKFHNFSSEECADESLQKWLKFRPRQLDSSSGVPNNNISLSFTPKTKIEQIGIVAENNIASENIPNSYSPECRNRTLTETPKLKNQRSHNSITDAVQEYNPNESFVSKEGRVNLCDLYANNESFSTVAKYSSNQHESIKHGSSGNVITQNEDTIPDHLKEPCSSAKYNTGTNIKSEIFDNEKCTEVYNMETSCFPWIINKDDGLASEFDMKDNTSNENSMSLVKILTGTKTPVELEEQESQQIQSEVCKNQKETPIGIFNLANIMQIDGFKSSEVSEKNLNNEVTMILSQAVEKLNESLGQTNDGSIMAYNENITTTEVAIQNVTTGEEDKYIDANHEILSNCRVQTATKYLDKASSPIICYTKSISSTKATQTEETHKGLDSSVEFSNAWIQTERYSPPCSDVCKFHPRVELGVDVRDCVTLNHGSAVIKRRNESSASQSSDDSVLYGKSSSYKKRRSKRKRKI, encoded by the exons ATGAACTGGATTGGTGGAACGAG gAATCGCTTTCGAGGCCTGAATGACGATCAGAAAAAGCAAAAG GAATTCTTTGAACGGAGAAGATTGGCAAATAGAGTCAAATCGGCAACATCTTTAACTACTCCAGCAGGAAAGAAGAAGAGTATCAGTCGTGACATTTTACATTTACAATGTGTTAAACAGACTAAACGTTCTCCATTTAAAG ATGAAGACGCCCCGTCGACGTGTAGTTCTGCTGAAACACGGAACTCTTCTCGACACGAAag ATCTCCTATCCATAGAGTAGTGAAACACATTGATCTGTCGCATGGAAGAAATAGATTCGGTAATATTGGTAAGAAGTCGTCATCTAATAGAAGTTTCAAGCACAAACTCCATCTTCCTAATGTTTCTCCGTGCAAACAACCATCTAACATCGAACTCGCAGACGCGACTGACGATGAACATTCCAATACCAGGCAGAG GCAATTCAAGCATTTACCTTCGTACCAATCAACGCCAATTGACCAATTTGCATCGCAG AGATTGAATAGAAACAATATGGGAGGACGGCACCCCCGTG GTGTTTCCAACTTCCAAGGAAGTGCATTGTCAGTTTCTACTCCAGTACTCTATGATGACATCTATGG ATCACGAGAAAAAGTACTTGAAAGCGCCAACAAACGATTTTATGGAAATATTCCCGATTGTGAAGAATCATTCATATGTGAAAGATCGCGAAGTGAAAAGAAGGTCAATTTCTCGCACATCAATGAATGTTACAG CTTAACAAGTGACAGCGAAACCAGGAGCGATCCTCATTCATGCTTCGACGTGAATTTTTTACTAGGTGCTGGTACTTCTACTGGCATTCAATATCCATCTCCAGCAAGTTTTGACATGATGGAGAGCGCTACGTTTCCCCAAATTCTTGATGAAGTCAAAAACAAACATTTATCCTACCCAACTCCGGTTTATAACAACCACGAGGAGTTATTCAATAGAGCAATCagttttaaaaatacttttggAGAAACGGATAGAATACTTCATGGCAGTCCTaaaattttacttgaaaatttgaatgtgGACGCTCTTCTCACATCACAGCAAAAGTCATGCTCTGACTTAATATTTGAACGTTTGGCCAACAATGACATATGTGGAGGAAAACGGGAAAAGGACAAATTCACGAATCCAATGTTTGTTGGAATTGACGATACGCCTATCTTAGGCAAG GGGCCACGTTTCCAGGAGCGACCATTCACATGGATATCGGACGAAGAAGAGGTCAAATTTCATAATTTCTCCTCAGAAGAGTGTGCAGATGAAAGTCTTCAAAAATGGCTAAAATTTCGACCAAGACAGCTGGATTCTTCTTCTGGTGTTCCAAACAATAACATATCCTTGTCATTCACCcccaaaacaaaaattgaacagATTGGTATAGTGGCAGAAAATAACATAGCTTCCGAGAATATTCCCAACTCTTATAGCCCGGAATGTCGAAATCGTACACTGACGGAAACGCCAAAGTTGAAGAATCAACGATCTCATAATAGCATTACAGACGCGGTGCAGGAATATAACCCAAACGAATCTTTTGTCTCAAAAGAAGGAAGAGTCAATCTTTGTGATCTGTATGCAAACAATGAGTCGTTCTCTACAGTAGCGAAGTATTCTAGCAATCAACATGAAAGTATAAAACATGGGTCGAGCGGAAACGTTATCACTCAAAATGAAGATACTATACCTGATCATTTGAAAGAACCTTGTTCAAGTGCAAAATATAACACTGGAACGAATATAAAATCTGAGATTTTTGACAATGAAAAATGTACTGAAGTTTATAATATGGAAACCAGTTGTTTTCCTTGGATTATCAACAAAGACGACGGTCTTGCTTCAGAGTTTGATATGAAAGACAACACTAGTAACGAAAATTCGATGAGTTTAGTTAAGATTTTGACAGGAACTAAAACACCTGTAGAATTGGAGGAACAGGAAAGTCAACAAATACAGTCAGAAGTATGTAAAAACCAAAAAGAGACGCCCATTGGTATATTCAACCTGGCGAACATAATGCAAATAGACGGTTTCAAGTCGAGTGAGGTAagcgaaaaaaatttaaacaacgAAGTAACTATGATTCTGTCACAAGCGGTGGAGAAGCTGAATGAATCTTTGGGCCAAACAAATGATGGAAGCATAATGGcttataatgaaaatataacaaCAACGGAAGTCGCAATCCAGAATGTCACAACTGGGGAAGAAGATAAATACATAGATGCAAATCAcgaaattttatcaaattgtcGAGTTCAAACGGCTACAAAATATCTGGACAAAGCGTCTTCGCCGATTATATGCTATACAAAATCCATCAGCAGTACTAAAGCAACTCAAACTGAAGAAACCCACAAAGGTTTGGATTCGTCAGTTGAATTCAGCAATGCTTGGATTCAAACTGAACGCTATAGCCCACCATGTTCGGACGTTTGCAAGTTCCACCCTAGAGTGGAACTTGGTGTGGACGTGAGAGACTGTGTTACTCTGAATCACGGAAGCGCCGTTATCAAACGGCGGAATGAATCTTCTGCTTCTCAAAGCTCTGACGATTCGGTATTATACGGAAAATCGTCATCGTACAAGAAAAGACGAAGTAagcgaaaaagaaaaatttaa
- the LOC120330152 gene encoding cancer-related nucleoside-triphosphatase-like, giving the protein MQSSGRCHIFLTGLPGVGKTTLIEKAIANIKESVISISGFYTKERRNGNERIGFDIVTLCGKQAPLARCSVSKKGPMVGKYTVDVASFEDCVLPLLEETSDSKHLYIIDEVGKMELFSERFKRKTRKILQDSDNEFIVLGTIPVKRGRGIPFVESIREDKRVKIFEVTKHNRNDILNDIVQSILVQF; this is encoded by the exons ATGCAGTCATCAGGTAGATGCCATATATTTCTTACCGGATTACCTGGAGTGGGGAAGACAACATTAATAGAGAAAGCAATTGCCAATATAAAGGAAAGCGTGATTTCAATTTCTGGTTTCTATACGAAAGAGAGGAGAAATGGAAATGAAAG AATTGGATTTGACATTGTGACTTTATGTGGAAAGCAAGCTCCTCTTGCAAGATGTTCAGTTTCAAAAAAAGGACCGATGGTTGGGAAGTATACGGTTGATGTTGCTTCTTTTGAGGATTGTGTTTTACCATTGTTGGAAGAGACTAGTGATTCAAAACATCTATATATCATTGATGAAGTTGGTAAAATGGAACTATTCAGTGAAAGATTCAAGCGTAAAACTCGTAAAATACTACAAGATTCTGATAATGAGTTTATTGTTTTGGGAACAATTCCAGTCAAAAGAGGAAGAGGAATTCCTTTTGTGGAAAGCATTAGGGAAGACAAGCGTGTGAAAATATTTGAGGTTACAAAGCATAACCGTAATGATATTCTTAATGATATTGTGCAATCTATATTGGTTCAATTTTAG
- the LOC120330062 gene encoding protein O-glucosyltransferase 1-like — MARKTWIIPCLCIFIMLHNLCLTKDSEDWSKYLDSIKNAMENYKPCEGNCTCHSNVIDNDLKIWQNRGGIKEEDFERAKKYGVHYQIIDNILYREEKCMFPSRCSGIEHFITQLLDDLPDMEMIINVRDWPQTNKRDLDPRPVFSFSKVVSQHIDIMYPAWTFWEGGPAVWPIYPTGLGRWDEMMKSLKAKSNEWPWNRKENKGYFRGSRTSAMRDPLILLSRSKPDLVDAQYTKNQAWKSDKDTLGAEPAEPVHLLEHCKYKYLFNFRGVAASFRLKHLFLCDSLVYHVGSDWIEFFYPALKPWVHYIPVQDNLNAVEQLLKFAKENDQVVKNIATRGREFIEQYLTMSEVKCYWKQLLKKYGKLLQYRVKRDKGCMRLSHPKNQHSEF, encoded by the coding sequence ATGGCAAGAAAAACTTGGATTATACCATGTCTATGCATTTTTATTATGTTACACAATCTATGCTTGACCAAAGATTCTGAAGATTGGTCAAAATATCTTGATTCCATCAAGAATGCAATGGAAAATTATAAACCATGTGAAGGCAACTGCACCTGCCATTCAAATGTTATAgataatgatttgaaaatatggcAAAACAGGGGTGGAATTAAAGAAGAGGATTTTGAACGAGCTAAGAAGTATGGAGTTCATTATCAAATCATTGATAATATTCTTTATCGAGAAGAAAAATGCATGTTTCCATCAAGATGTTCTGGAATTGAACATTTTATAACACAACTTCTTGACGATCTTCCTGATATGGAGATGATTATTAATGTAAGAGATTGGCCTCAAACAAACAAACGAGACCTTGATCCTCGACCTGTGTTTTCATTTAGTAAAGTTGTTTCACAGCATATTGACATCATGTATCCAGCATGGACCTTTTGGGAGGGCGGTCCAGCTGTTTGGCCAATATATCCGACAGGGCTAGGTCGCTGGGATGAAATGATGAAGTCTTTAAAAGCAAAGTCAAATGAATGGCCTTGGAATCGCAAAGAAAATAAGGGATATTTTCGTGGGTCTAGAACCTCAGCGATGAGGGATCCATTGATTTTACTGTCTCGATCAAAGCCAGATTTAGTGGATGCTCAATATACAAAAAATCAAGCTTGGAAATCTGATAAAGATACATTGGGAGCAGAACCTGCGGAGCCAGTCCATCTACTCGAAcattgtaaatataaatatcttttCAATTTTCGAGGTGTTGCTGCGAGTTTCCGATTAAAGCATTTATTCTTGTGTGATTCCCTTGTATACCATGTGGGAAGTGATtggattgaatttttttatccaGCTTTGAAACCATGGGTTCATTATATTCCTGTCCAAGACAATTTGAATGCTGTAGAACAATTACTAAAATTTGCCAAAGAAAATGATCAAGTTGTTAAAAATATTGCTACAAGAGGACGTGAATTTATTGAACAATACTTAACAATGTCGGAAGTGAAGTGTTACTGGAAGCAGCttctgaaaaaatatggcaaactTCTACAATATCGCGTTAAACGTGATAAAGGATGCATGAGATTATCTCATCCAAAAAATCAGCATTCAGAATTTTGA